A single Denticeps clupeoides chromosome 7, fDenClu1.1, whole genome shotgun sequence DNA region contains:
- the snx8a gene encoding sorting nexin-8a isoform X1, whose product MEGELNEGSVPPCYREVHQALSGRADERVQVEVFRRLLSKAELPSAVQTQIAGHIDNSDGFLSKLSLYKGLALIALAQQGKQPSPKLLENCIQEFPKPQFGDLKGLQALRMQPIQENPLLLSLLSLAKLLGRDNVQVDLIPEKKGLFLKHVEYQVISERFKISVYRRYSDFDIFHELLLQRFAYRMVPALPPKRMLKGVLTSVSEREFIEGRRRALARFINLVARHPFFSEDELVKTFLTFSGSDVQTKLREAFKKTGDEFMTCQLATQAKEYLPADIQAQFASSRELIKNIHNSFQKLRDRAESMAERSKENATDLLMFGKELSVLGSDGSPIPSMASSQSTWGALRQSLKGLSVEFAQLADKAVQQGRREEDDVVEKLNLFLDLLQSYKDLCERHEKGVLHEHHRALQKYSVMKRQMMSATVQPKEQVSVEQLESRIVQQENAIQTMELRNYFSLFCLHQETQVIFMYLPITSHILGAFVNSQVQGHREMGEVWNDLRQKLSCLFGEANGIQSPPLSPK is encoded by the exons ATGGAAGGCGAGCTCAACGAAG GATCAGTGCCTCCGTGCTACAGGGAGGTGCACCAGGCCCTGAGCGGGCGAGCCGACGAGCGGGTGCAGGTTGAGGTTTTCCGCCGCTTGCTCAGCAAGGCAGAACTTCCTAGTGCTGTGCAAACACAG ATAGCTGGTCACATAGACAATAGTGATGGTTTCCTAAGTAAGCTGTCCCTTTACAAAGGCCTGGCACTGATAGCCTTGGCTCAGCAGGGAAAACAGCCAAGTCCTAAGCTGCTGGAAAATTGCATACAAG AGTTCCCAAAGCCTCAGTTTGGGGATTTGAAAGGACTGCAGGCCCTGAGGATGCAGCCCATACAGGAGAACCCGCTGCTGCTGTCCCTTTTGTCCCTGGCAAAGCTGCTTGGGAGGGACAATGTCCAGGTGGATCTGATCCCTGAAAAGAAAGGCCTTTTTCTGAAACACGTAGAATACCAGGTCATCAGTGAG CGGTTCAAAATATCCGTCTATCGCAGATACAGTGACTTCGACATCTTCCATGAGCTCTTGCTCCAGAGGTTTGCTTACAGGATGGTTCCGGCATTACCGCCCAAGAGGATGCTCAAAGGAG TGCTGACCTCGGTGTCAGAGCGGGAGTTCATTGAGGGGAGGAGGCGCGCCCTGGCCCGCTTTATTAACCTGGTGGCGAGGCATCCTTTCTTCTCTGAGGATGAGCTGGTGAAGACCTTCTTGACCTTCAGTGGCTCG GATGTACAGACTAAACTACGTGAAGCATTCAAGAAAACGGGGGATGAGTTCATGACCTGTCAACTTGCTACTCAAGCAAAG GAGTATCTGCCAGCTGACATCCAGGCCCAGTTTGCCAGCAGCAGAGAGCTGATTAAAAATATCCACAACAGCTTCCAGAAACTGCGGGACAGGGCAGAGAGCATGGCTGAGCGTTCCAAGGAAAATGCCACGGATCTGCTCATGTTTGGGAAAGAGCTCAG TGTTTTGGGCTCTGACGGATCGCCTATCCCTTCCATGGCTTCGTCACAAAGCACTTGGGGGGCTCTGAGACAGTCTCTCAAGGGCTTGTCGGTGGAGTTTGCTCAGCTGGCAGACAAGGCGGTGCAGCAG GGCAGAAGAGAAGAAGATGACGTGGTGGAAAAACTGAATCTTTTCTTGGATTTGCTGCAGTCGTAtaag GACTTGTGCGAGCGACACGAGAAGGGCGTGCTGCATGAGCACCATCGAGCCCTGCAGAAGTACAGCGTGATGAAGAGGCAGATGATGAGCGCCACAGTGCAGCCCAAAGAGCAGGTGTCTGTGGAGCAGCTGGAGTCCCGCATTGTGCAG CAAGAGAACGCCATCCAGACCATGGAGCTACGCAACTACTTCTCCCTCTTCTGCCTccaccaggagacccaggtcaTCTTTATGTACCTCCCCATCACCTCCCACATCCTGGGCGCGTTCGTCAACTCCCAGGTGCAGGGACACCGAGAG ATGGGTGAGGTGTGGAATGATCTCCGCCAGAAGCTGAGTTGCCTTTTTGGTGAAGCCAACGGCATCCAGTCCCCTCCTCTGTCCCCTAAATGA
- the snx8a gene encoding sorting nexin-8a isoform X2 yields MQPIQENPLLLSLLSLAKLLGRDNVQVDLIPEKKGLFLKHVEYQVISERFKISVYRRYSDFDIFHELLLQRFAYRMVPALPPKRMLKGVLTSVSEREFIEGRRRALARFINLVARHPFFSEDELVKTFLTFSGSDVQTKLREAFKKTGDEFMTCQLATQAKEYLPADIQAQFASSRELIKNIHNSFQKLRDRAESMAERSKENATDLLMFGKELSVLGSDGSPIPSMASSQSTWGALRQSLKGLSVEFAQLADKAVQQGRREEDDVVEKLNLFLDLLQSYKDLCERHEKGVLHEHHRALQKYSVMKRQMMSATVQPKEQVSVEQLESRIVQQENAIQTMELRNYFSLFCLHQETQVIFMYLPITSHILGAFVNSQVQGHREMGEVWNDLRQKLSCLFGEANGIQSPPLSPK; encoded by the exons ATGCAGCCCATACAGGAGAACCCGCTGCTGCTGTCCCTTTTGTCCCTGGCAAAGCTGCTTGGGAGGGACAATGTCCAGGTGGATCTGATCCCTGAAAAGAAAGGCCTTTTTCTGAAACACGTAGAATACCAGGTCATCAGTGAG CGGTTCAAAATATCCGTCTATCGCAGATACAGTGACTTCGACATCTTCCATGAGCTCTTGCTCCAGAGGTTTGCTTACAGGATGGTTCCGGCATTACCGCCCAAGAGGATGCTCAAAGGAG TGCTGACCTCGGTGTCAGAGCGGGAGTTCATTGAGGGGAGGAGGCGCGCCCTGGCCCGCTTTATTAACCTGGTGGCGAGGCATCCTTTCTTCTCTGAGGATGAGCTGGTGAAGACCTTCTTGACCTTCAGTGGCTCG GATGTACAGACTAAACTACGTGAAGCATTCAAGAAAACGGGGGATGAGTTCATGACCTGTCAACTTGCTACTCAAGCAAAG GAGTATCTGCCAGCTGACATCCAGGCCCAGTTTGCCAGCAGCAGAGAGCTGATTAAAAATATCCACAACAGCTTCCAGAAACTGCGGGACAGGGCAGAGAGCATGGCTGAGCGTTCCAAGGAAAATGCCACGGATCTGCTCATGTTTGGGAAAGAGCTCAG TGTTTTGGGCTCTGACGGATCGCCTATCCCTTCCATGGCTTCGTCACAAAGCACTTGGGGGGCTCTGAGACAGTCTCTCAAGGGCTTGTCGGTGGAGTTTGCTCAGCTGGCAGACAAGGCGGTGCAGCAG GGCAGAAGAGAAGAAGATGACGTGGTGGAAAAACTGAATCTTTTCTTGGATTTGCTGCAGTCGTAtaag GACTTGTGCGAGCGACACGAGAAGGGCGTGCTGCATGAGCACCATCGAGCCCTGCAGAAGTACAGCGTGATGAAGAGGCAGATGATGAGCGCCACAGTGCAGCCCAAAGAGCAGGTGTCTGTGGAGCAGCTGGAGTCCCGCATTGTGCAG CAAGAGAACGCCATCCAGACCATGGAGCTACGCAACTACTTCTCCCTCTTCTGCCTccaccaggagacccaggtcaTCTTTATGTACCTCCCCATCACCTCCCACATCCTGGGCGCGTTCGTCAACTCCCAGGTGCAGGGACACCGAGAG ATGGGTGAGGTGTGGAATGATCTCCGCCAGAAGCTGAGTTGCCTTTTTGGTGAAGCCAACGGCATCCAGTCCCCTCCTCTGTCCCCTAAATGA